The Xenopus tropicalis strain Nigerian chromosome 1, UCB_Xtro_10.0, whole genome shotgun sequence DNA segment GGAAGCTTTCTGCTTGAGGGAACTGTAGGGATTCACTTGCTTTGCTATTCAGTGTTATAGGGGGTTAGGAGTGCGGCAGTTTCTCGGGATCACATGCTGCGGGTTTGCGGGCGGGGGAGGCGCCAGTGCTGCGTGTAACCCTACTAGCGCCGGGACAGTGAGGCTGCGGCCTGAGGTGCCAGCTCCTGTCTCAGGAGGGAAGAGGCTGCTATCGCTTTATTTTGGGCGGGAAGCCAGGCGGCGTGGGCGGGGCTGGGGCAAGGCTGGCCGTGTGCGTGACTCGGGCCTTCACTTCCGTGTGTTCCGCCCGGGCCCCGCCCCCCACTAACCATATGCGCGCCGTCTCACCGAGCTGTTTATCCTCACAGGCATCATGGGCAAGGGAGATCCTAACAAGCCAAGGGGCAAGATGTCGTCCTATGCGTACTTTGTGCAGACGTGCAGAGAAGAACACAAGAAGAAACACCCGGACTCCTCTGTTAACTTCGCCGAGTTCTCAAAGAAGTGCTCCGAGAGGTGGAAGGTGAGTAGGCTGCGAGTAGCCGCCATTATTGGCTTTGGAACCGGGGGCTGTGCTGAGCGGGGAGTTACAAACTGGCGGAAATGGTCACTTTATCTGCTAAAGTACTGTTAGTTACTCCTGTGTGATGCGCTCACTAGCTCATTTCCACTTACAGCCACCATATCAGCAAGTTTAACTGCAGTTTTCATTTCATATCTTGGCCTGGGTCAGTAGCAATTGGGGGCCTGGCAAAAATTCATTGTGTCCTGCTGGTGTTCCTGGCAACCCTAAGCAGCGTTATAGCATCAGTTTAAACCATAGCTTATTAGTACCCAGATGTGTAAATAGTAAGGCCTGTGCTCTGCATGTATGGCAATGTTCCTATACACATGTTCACGATAAAGGTCTAAAAGGAAATTTGCTTTAATTTAAATGTTCCTTCACACCTAGTGGTAAACATACACTGATTTAAGTAGTTACCTTTTTGTTAATACATTTTTAGAATCTGAGATGTGTAGTGAGTCTAAAGTCCCAGGTAGAATTCTTGTATGTCTAATAAAATAGTAACCAGAACCAAAAATATACTTGTACCCTGTTTTTAGTATGTGTCAAGTAATATAGCACCCtgtaagagtaaaaaaaaaaagtaacctaCTCAGGATATTTCCCTTTTAAGCGGCTTAAGTGCATCTATACATTGTATGTAGTTTATTCAGCCGTGATGTAATACCTTTTCTTTCCTCTTCCCTCAAGACCATGTCTGCAAAAGAGAAATCAAAGTTTGAAGAGATGGCAAAAAATGATAAAGTCAGATATGAACGTGAGATGAAAACCTATATACCACCTAaaggagagaagaagggaaagaaaaAGAAGGATCCAAACGCACCAAAGAGGCCACCGTGAGTACTTTGAAACCGTTTGCCTTGCTTTTACATTGTTGCACTGAAATCTTATAAATAGGTGTTTTTAAGGTTTAAAGATTTAGGCCAGCTTGGCACTGGATATATCTGGGTTGTCGGATGTGCAAATGGCTTATACTGTGTCTGATGTGCAATACTGACTTTCTCCTTCCTGTTCACAGATCTGCCTTTTTCCTATTCTGTTCTGAACATCGTCCCCAGATAAAGAGTGAGAGTCCTGGTCTTTCCATTGGTGACACTGCTAAGAAGCTAGGAGAAATGTGGTCAGAGCAGACTCCTAAGGATAAGCTACCATATGAGCAAAAAGCAGCCAAGCTAAAGGAGAAATATGAGAAAGTAGGTGTCTGCAATATATTGAAAGCTTTAAGTAAAGCACAAGTGAAACCTTTCCATTGTAGCAACATTGAGTGGATATTTGTCATTAATACTGGTTTTGCTTTACAGGATGTTGCTGCATACAAGGCAAAGGGGAAAAGTGATGTTGGCAAGAAAGTTCCAGGAAGGCCGACAGGTTCTAAAAAGAAGGCTGAACCAGAGGAAGacgatgatgatgaagatgaggaCGAAGAGGAtgaggaggatgatgatgatgaggatgatgatgaatAAATGCTTTGTCTGCTGTATAAATTGTGCTGAAGCCCATTGTTTTTGCTAAGAATGTGAACTCGAGTGCAGCTCATTTTGTTAGCTTGGTTATACAAAACTGTACAGAATTGTGTATAGGTAATGTGATTGTTAGGGAAAACCTATATTTTAATATAAGTAGTGGACGGGCTGTTAGTGTAAGAGCTTCTGATGTGGGATTATTCTGCATATTTAATGAATCCAATGGTAGCAAAGTGTGTTAGTAACAAGACCCATTTATTCTTTAGACCTTATAGACCTGGTGCATTGtacttttctaactttttttagctgtttttgtaataaaatttatataTCCCAcccattctgtttttttttttttttttactccacttCTGGTGGCTTGTGGTTGGGCCTTACATGAAAGGTTAGCTTTGATCTCTTCCTACAGTTCCTTTCTGATCCTTACACCTGACTTCATATGGGGTGAGCAGTTTGATATTTACAGTAGCAGTTTACTCTTAAAATCTGGCTTATGTTGGGTAAAGGGCAGTGATAGTCTTATTTGGGTATGAGTAGCCTAACCCCCCACTACAAAGTGTAGCTAGGCTGTATGCTGCAGGGATTAATCTGCCACTGTTGTAATTTCCAGCTGTTGGGCATGGCTTGTGTATGTACAGGAGATGCCTCATTGATATGCTTCCTAAGCATGCTGCCAAATTCCAGTTTGCACTTTTGTACAATGTGTATTGGAAACTTTTCATTCAATGTGCCATGATCAATGTGCCCTTAACTCTTTTTGTGGCAAAGATGTGTAGTTTTGGGGATATTTCATGTGACCTGGCATACATCACTCACTGTCATCTACACATTATTCTTTGAAGTAATAGCCCTGGCTTTCATAGCTATAATAAGCTCTTCTGTGTTCAGCATCTTTTATTTGTCTAAACAAGCCCCCACTTAGGCTAATATGtagtaacttaaaggaacagtaacagtaaaaaaatgaaagctttaaagtaataaaaatataatgcactgttgcccccGAAattgtgccgccgcgtgtgccatcccaccggcaatttacattgtcggtgggatggcaacttggggtgattagtcacccgcgaatgGAGTTtggttgcgggcaactaatctccccgtgtgccagagccctaaaactggtgtttgctacagtaacactactataattgatataataagctgctgtgtagccatgggggcagccattcaagctggagaaaaggcacaggttacacagcagataaccgagaagttctgtagaatacaatagtgttttatctgttatctgcctgtgccctttctcctttgaatggctgcccccatggctacatagcagcttatttatataaattaaagtagactttctgaagcaaacacacaacttttaccagtgcagggcagcagcacattatattttagttacttttatacactttcatttttttagtgttactgttcctttaagcattaaGTGTAACTGCCTTCAATGGACATTCCACAAACTACATAAAAATATCCTGTTTAGTTGTCAAAAATATGGCTGCTCTTAGGAGAAAAGTTccccatgcatttttttttttttttttaaaaggccttCTGGTCTGGAGTAGAAAGAGTCTGGCTCAGTGCACCAGATCACTCTTACCAATAAGTTCATTTAATATATTTGCTACATGTCTCTGCAGCAGTTCCTATTGAACTTATATAGTTTATATGAGAGGGAGGAAGCTGACTAGTTCATATTTCAAACTTGGAAGAGAACAAAAGCAAAGTATCAAAAGGTCTAGGCATCCCTTCTCCTTCCCAAGCCTCACCCTTGTGCCCCTCCACATCTTATCAAAGTGCAATAATCGCACAAGTTTACCACAGTAATAAATGAGCATTCAAtgtttgagtttattcaatttggcacattcacaaacttgaaaattgatgtGTTCTTTCTGAGATTTCAAGCCCTGGGTGACCACATTCCCATGGATGGATCTTCCCACCCCTAAAGCCTGGGCACAGAGCATCTGCTGCTGCAATCCTAAAgttccccatacactataagatccgctcgcttggcaatgtcgccaagtgagcggatcttcacccgatatccccacctacgggtgggcgatatcaggtagcaagtggcttgaaaaaaaaataatctgattgtttggccctggggccaaatgatcggattacatttgcggccatggggcagtcggttcgggggccgcatcaacgagccgatgcggtccccgatccgaccggattttctaacctggccgatcgagatctggccaatttcaggccagatatcggtcggccaggccgctctgttctgcccatacacgggccgattagctgccgaatcggtccaagggatcgatatcggcagctatagtcggcccatgtatgcTCGCAGAGAGTTTGGTTCAGATTTGGTCATTTTGAAGCCAAATCCATCCTTAACAAAGATAGCAGCCATGATCTTTAGAAAGTAGGGATTAGTATGCCAGTGAGGCTCAGGTTATAAAGGCAACTTTTTTTGTACCCAACCCAGTGATTGAGGGGTGCGGTTCCCTAACACAACACCTAGCACATCAGGAAGCACTGGATTAGAGCAAATTTCCAGCATTCGTTGATTTGTTTCCTTTCTTATGCCAGTACTTGTATGGGTCCTGTAACTACTCTATGTACAATAGCCCTAGGAACAGGAATGCACTGATACAAATGAATGCGTGCAAGAAACACAGaagcaattaaaatatttattatcgTGTCTAGAAAAACAAGCAACCCCCAGAATTAACATTGAAATTCCAAATATATCCCTAATAAAATTTTCTGTATTTGTACAATTTCTACAGAAACATACAGTGTATCAAAATCTGcataaatcaaacataaaaaaatgagtaGAAATGCATAGTGATGTTCTGGAGTTACAAAGCAAAAGGATGAGATTTGTTCCAGAGAAGTGTAAGAAACCCCTTTCCATACAGTCCCCACTCACAGGATAGGATTTGCTGTAGGAATATACACAATGGAATTCACAGATAGCTTGCATTGCACAAATCCCCATCCTTCCTTACATGAACGCACAGTGCATGACACAATGGAATAACCAAAGCATCAAATGATGTTTTCTTTCTCACGTGTGTATCAATATTTAATCCATGTGTACTCATTTATCTACATACAGTAAAGACAAGTGGAATCATGTTTTCCTATATCCTAGACAGTCCCGTGGTCAGTCTAGATATGTTTATTTGTCCTTAACGCCTTTGCTACTAGAGAATAGAAAATATTTCCATTGGAACATCTCCCAGAACTCTATACATGTGAATTTCTTTGGTTTTGTCCATTTTATTTATGGTACGGTAAAAGTATTGCTTTCGGTCAGTACATCTTCCTCCCAATAAGATGCTTTGTGATTTCTCCGCCTCTCCTAGCAGCTAAGGAGTTAAGGTCGCAGTCCCGTATAATTCGTATTTAAATTAGATTACAAAATAAGTTAATCAACACACAAAACTGACATTCAACATGTAGATAATTTAACCCCTATTTATGAAACCTACAAAGAAGAGGATAAACAGATTGGAGCAAAGAGATTGCGAGTGAGGGAACACATCTGGCAATACTGCCTTTGGAGGAAACCTCTCTCCCACATGGTGGGCATCCATTGGCAGGGTATCCCATTCCTTTTTTGCCTTCGTCCCAGCAAGCATACATACAAAAGCGTGGAGCAGAGGATGGAATTTCCAGTATATCCAGTAATTGCAGTATATATGGTTAGTGTTCCATCCATCTAAAAGatttgtcttaaaggaacagtaacaccaaaaaatgaaagtgcatataagtaattacaatataatgcactgttgccctgcactggtacaactggtgtgtttgcctcagaaaccctattatagttATAAACCAGCTGctctatagccatgggggcagccatttaaaggagaaaaggaacaggttacttagcagatatcagataaaacccccattatattctacagtgcttatctgttatgtaacctgtgccgtttctcccagcagtacattttattgtaattacttttatacactttcagtttttgatgttactgctcctttaaatggAGTCTTGCATCGAAGACCCACAGCATCAACtggagccaaaaaaaaaaaccaaaaaccgaTTTGGCAACTTAGTTCCAAGTGAACATTTCCCTTAAACATACACTGTTACTTAGTATAGTGACCAGTAAGAAGCATCTTTATAGTAGGAGTGGTGTAGGAGGAGTGATATAAACATAAAGCAATTACCAGACAGGGGACATTAATCAATTCACTAATGAG contains these protein-coding regions:
- the hmgb2 gene encoding high mobility group protein B2, which translates into the protein MGKGDPNKPRGKMSSYAYFVQTCREEHKKKHPDSSVNFAEFSKKCSERWKTMSAKEKSKFEEMAKNDKVRYEREMKTYIPPKGEKKGKKKKDPNAPKRPPSAFFLFCSEHRPQIKSESPGLSIGDTAKKLGEMWSEQTPKDKLPYEQKAAKLKEKYEKDVAAYKAKGKSDVGKKVPGRPTGSKKKAEPEEDDDDEDEDEEDEEDDDDEDDDE